One genomic region from bacterium encodes:
- a CDS encoding retropepsin-like aspartic protease yields the protein MKSYKLERHGHLLMLKAFIEGKEGKAYPRLLLDTGSAYTIISQEILENIGCSPAIPKRRQRIITGSGYEIVPVVDANRFHCLGKAIENFEVLAHTLPFGTYVDGLLGMDFMNRFEIEIKIYLGEILIR from the coding sequence ATGAAATCATATAAACTTGAAAGGCATGGACATTTACTTATGCTTAAAGCCTTTATTGAAGGTAAAGAAGGAAAGGCATATCCTAGGCTGCTTTTGGACACAGGTTCTGCATATACGATTATTTCACAGGAGATATTGGAAAATATAGGATGTAGCCCAGCAATTCCCAAAAGAAGACAAAGGATTATTACTGGAAGTGGATATGAGATTGTTCCTGTAGTTGATGCGAATAGATTTCACTGTTTGGGAAAAGCTATTGAAAACTTTGAGGTTTTAGCCCATACACTGCCTTTTGGAACCTATGTAGATGGTTTGTTAGGTATGGATTTTATGAATAGATTTGAAATTGAGATAAAGATTTATCTGGGAGAAATACTTATTAGGTAA